In Halobaculum limi, one DNA window encodes the following:
- a CDS encoding amidase, with protein sequence MTDQRPTTADERARRYAEQAQALAGDDTAPAFDRAVPVDRSDPYDAFATPITASSVPGGPLDGLRVATKDNVAVAGVTHRAGTGDDLWSPDADATVVERLRAAGATLVGSTRMDALALGVTGEACRAGRTLNPAVDGAVPGGSSSGSAAAVAGGLADAALGTDTGGSVRVPAAFCGVVGVKPTYDRVPRTGVLDLAPTLDHVGVVASDVETAARTLDTISGDDPVGPATGATAQTTTSDAVAEPPGRLRVGVPESFVEAADRRVAAVFERATTLMAERPGTTVRRCAFPEHETAEVVNQIHTLTEFAATHDESTPTFGVAGGPASESPFQADLRDLDLPNRVRRLWETGQALTETDAYADAWRARRRLSRRTQACLDEVDVLVTPTTPMPAPAFDAVGDGPQATATPGEVLANTAPFNCTGHPAVTVPCGDVHGKPVGVQVVAPRGDDERALQVASVFEASS encoded by the coding sequence GTGACCGACCAGCGACCGACGACCGCCGACGAACGGGCGCGGCGATACGCGGAGCAAGCCCAGGCCCTCGCGGGTGACGACACCGCGCCGGCGTTCGACCGTGCGGTTCCGGTCGACCGGTCGGACCCGTACGACGCGTTCGCGACGCCAATCACCGCCTCGTCAGTTCCGGGCGGTCCACTCGATGGCCTCCGCGTCGCGACGAAGGACAACGTCGCCGTCGCGGGCGTGACCCACCGCGCCGGAACGGGAGACGACCTCTGGTCGCCGGACGCCGACGCGACAGTCGTCGAGCGACTTCGTGCGGCGGGCGCGACACTCGTCGGGTCGACCCGGATGGACGCGCTCGCACTCGGTGTCACCGGTGAAGCGTGTCGCGCCGGGCGGACGCTGAACCCCGCCGTCGACGGCGCAGTTCCGGGTGGCTCTTCTAGTGGGTCGGCCGCCGCGGTCGCGGGCGGCCTCGCGGACGCGGCGCTCGGCACCGACACCGGCGGGAGCGTCCGGGTGCCGGCGGCGTTCTGTGGCGTCGTCGGCGTGAAGCCGACGTACGACCGCGTGCCACGGACGGGCGTCCTCGACCTCGCGCCGACGCTCGACCACGTCGGCGTCGTCGCGAGCGACGTGGAGACGGCCGCACGGACGCTCGATACCATCTCGGGTGACGACCCCGTCGGCCCGGCGACGGGAGCGACTGCCCAGACCACGACAAGCGATGCGGTGGCGGAACCACCTGGTCGCCTCCGTGTCGGTGTGCCCGAGTCGTTCGTCGAGGCCGCAGACAGGCGCGTCGCGGCGGTGTTCGAGCGTGCGACGACGCTGATGGCCGAGCGACCGGGCACGACCGTCCGGCGGTGTGCGTTTCCCGAACACGAGACGGCCGAGGTAGTCAACCAGATTCACACGCTCACCGAGTTCGCCGCCACCCACGACGAGTCGACGCCGACGTTCGGCGTCGCTGGCGGTCCGGCGTCGGAGTCACCGTTCCAAGCGGATCTGCGCGACTTGGACCTTCCCAACCGCGTGCGCCGACTGTGGGAGACGGGACAGGCGCTGACCGAGACGGACGCGTACGCCGACGCGTGGCGCGCGCGCCGCCGTCTCTCCCGCCGAACGCAGGCGTGTCTCGACGAGGTAGACGTACTCGTGACCCCGACGACGCCGATGCCAGCACCGGCGTTCGACGCGGTCGGTGACGGCCCGCAGGCGACGGCGACGCCTGGCGAGGTGTTGGCGAACACAGCCCCCTTCAACTGCACCGGCCACCCGGCCGTGACGGTTCCCTGTGGCGACGTCCACGGTAAGCCGGTCGGCGTGCAAGTCGTCGCTCCCCGTGGCGACGACGAGCGTGCGCTACAGGTGGCGAGTGTGTTCGAAGCGTCGTCGTAG
- a CDS encoding formate/nitrite transporter family protein, giving the protein MAGQTPNRSPPDGGDSSADHDHDDGVLSDHLSTDEVYQRVVADADHEVTSGTRELFFSALAAGFAITVTFLLYASVTATADTKFVGVLLYPLGFIYIIIGGYQLYTENTLPPVALTLERLASVPTLVRHWLIVLSGNFVGGGLGAVALAYGGIFDAATAEVAMGFARKGIATPAVDLFFKAAFAGLIVAGVVWINFAARDTVSRLLVVYLAFLAIPMGNLFHVVVSFTEVVYLALVAGVNPIPALGGFVLPVLLGNTLGGVLLVTVVNYYQTSDRRLQIGRFQKVRRLSVREWLAGPLAGRSYVPVVDTVEEIVRDPESYRILVPIGNPRTETGVVRLACQLASSHRKGKVHVVHVVQAPRRWSPEAESQQRARVTAESDRLLENAREIGAKHDVTLETSTVVTPRSFEEVFTLARRTSPDLVLMGWDRRALWSSARAERPLAELTNRLPCDFLVANDRGLDASRVLVPTAGGPDSDLNAEVALALQEVANAEIELLHVVEDAADEPAGEAFLREWATERGLEDATITVASGDVEPAIASAATDSTMLMLGATEQGLLSRLVQNSLHLDVIDDVDCSVLLAERPTRRSIRDRLVGRPNRDRYPARAFRDRTAGQTPTEQKDD; this is encoded by the coding sequence ATGGCCGGACAGACACCCAACCGGAGTCCACCGGATGGCGGCGACTCGAGCGCCGACCACGACCACGACGACGGCGTGCTCTCGGATCACCTCTCGACGGACGAAGTGTACCAGCGCGTCGTCGCCGACGCCGACCACGAGGTCACCTCGGGGACCCGGGAACTGTTCTTCAGCGCCCTGGCTGCCGGATTCGCGATCACAGTGACGTTCCTCCTGTACGCGTCGGTCACGGCGACTGCGGACACGAAGTTCGTCGGCGTCCTGCTGTACCCGCTGGGGTTCATCTACATCATCATCGGCGGCTACCAACTGTACACAGAGAACACGCTGCCGCCGGTCGCGCTGACGCTCGAACGACTGGCGTCGGTGCCGACGCTGGTTCGCCACTGGCTGATCGTACTCTCGGGCAACTTCGTCGGCGGCGGCCTCGGCGCGGTCGCACTCGCGTACGGTGGGATATTCGACGCCGCGACCGCAGAAGTCGCGATGGGGTTCGCACGGAAGGGGATCGCCACGCCTGCGGTCGATCTGTTCTTCAAAGCGGCGTTCGCCGGCCTGATCGTCGCCGGCGTCGTCTGGATCAACTTCGCCGCGCGCGACACTGTCTCCAGACTCCTCGTAGTGTATCTCGCGTTCCTCGCGATCCCGATGGGGAACCTGTTTCACGTCGTCGTCTCGTTCACCGAGGTCGTCTACCTGGCGCTCGTCGCGGGCGTGAACCCGATTCCGGCGCTCGGTGGGTTCGTCCTGCCGGTCCTCTTGGGGAACACGCTCGGTGGGGTGCTGCTGGTGACGGTGGTCAACTACTACCAGACCTCCGACCGGCGGCTCCAGATCGGCCGCTTCCAGAAGGTTCGTCGCCTCTCGGTCCGCGAGTGGCTGGCGGGGCCGCTCGCCGGTCGCTCGTACGTGCCGGTGGTCGACACCGTCGAAGAGATCGTTCGCGATCCGGAGTCGTACCGGATCCTCGTTCCGATCGGCAATCCGCGTACCGAGACCGGGGTGGTTCGACTGGCGTGCCAACTCGCGAGCAGCCACCGCAAGGGGAAGGTCCACGTCGTTCACGTCGTCCAGGCACCCCGCCGGTGGTCACCCGAAGCCGAGAGCCAGCAGCGTGCGCGGGTCACGGCAGAGTCCGACCGACTTCTCGAAAACGCCCGCGAGATCGGTGCCAAACACGACGTCACCCTCGAGACGTCGACCGTCGTCACACCGCGCTCGTTCGAGGAGGTGTTCACGCTGGCCCGGCGGACCAGCCCCGATCTGGTGTTGATGGGCTGGGACAGACGGGCGCTGTGGAGTTCCGCTCGTGCCGAACGGCCGCTGGCGGAACTGACAAACCGGCTGCCGTGCGACTTCCTCGTCGCCAACGACCGCGGCCTCGACGCCTCTCGCGTGCTGGTTCCGACCGCTGGCGGGCCCGACTCGGATCTCAACGCCGAAGTGGCGCTGGCGCTCCAGGAAGTCGCGAACGCGGAGATAGAACTCCTGCACGTCGTCGAGGACGCGGCCGACGAACCCGCCGGCGAGGCGTTCCTCCGGGAGTGGGCTACGGAGCGCGGGTTGGAGGACGCGACGATCACCGTCGCCTCCGGCGACGTCGAACCGGCGATCGCGAGCGCCGCAACCGACAGTACGATGCTGATGCTGGGAGCGACCGAACAGGGTCTCCTCTCGCGGTTGGTGCAGAACTCGCTCCACCTCGACGTCATCGACGACGTCGACTGCTCGGTGCTGCTGGCGGAGCGCCCGACGAGACGGTCGATTCGTGACAGGCTGGTCGGCCGCCCGAACCGTGACAGGTACCCGGCGCGAGCGTTCCGTGACCGCACCGCGGGGCAGACTCCGACGGAGCAGAAAGACGACTGA
- a CDS encoding electron transfer flavoprotein subunit alpha/FixB family protein produces the protein MPDIDPGEFDIAELGPKVRAIDDTAELEALLAAERDGRDRDAVITVIQSRLEAVAAEEDDTGDDEDATGDVDLAEMSLAEIGNRLREIDDPAHLRSLRDEEQSGENRDTVVRLIERRLDSVDDSEDGVSDEGTERASPEERHPDLDHPTADKRHVRALPDGTFGDMWVYCETQAGYLLSVSRELLGKARDLTDEYNEAYVGADDDPERVVAVLIGDDVARHADECIACGADVVVYHEDERLSRFLHKPYTELFADMARWGAVTPARSEDREPSPPRDADWRDYDEPRYVLFPATNNGRDLSAQVQAELDSGLASDCSGLFIEDARISNPVKTGEAGSQRTFERVLHMKRPDFSGFEYSTILCLDNPDREFHPQGGSVIPGSFEVPDPDPTREGLVVEHDLPLDDDWFRVQVTDFDRLDSGVDLSGHDVVVAVGRGIGTNPTRGVELAVDLAAAFEDADVGVSRGIVTGSYEFAGHVEQYTHEDRQIGETGQVVKPTVYIAAGISGAVQHKVGCDEADTIIAINTDPEARIRDWCDYFIEGDLFEVLPRLTEAVATTDRGAAAVADGGAATPTTDSADGGDDDE, from the coding sequence ATGCCCGACATCGACCCCGGCGAGTTCGACATCGCCGAACTCGGGCCGAAGGTGCGGGCTATCGACGACACCGCCGAGTTGGAGGCGCTACTGGCGGCCGAACGAGATGGTCGTGACCGCGACGCAGTGATCACGGTGATCCAGAGCCGTCTGGAAGCGGTCGCCGCCGAGGAGGACGACACGGGTGATGACGAAGACGCAACCGGCGACGTCGACCTCGCCGAGATGAGCCTCGCGGAGATTGGCAATCGCCTCCGTGAGATCGACGACCCAGCGCACCTGCGGTCGCTCCGCGACGAGGAGCAATCCGGCGAGAACCGCGACACAGTGGTCCGACTCATCGAGCGGCGACTCGACTCGGTCGACGACTCGGAGGACGGCGTGAGCGATGAGGGAACAGAGCGTGCGTCGCCCGAGGAGCGCCACCCGGACCTCGACCACCCGACCGCCGACAAGCGCCACGTCAGGGCCCTCCCCGACGGGACCTTCGGCGATATGTGGGTGTACTGCGAGACGCAAGCGGGTTACCTCCTCTCCGTCTCGCGAGAACTGCTCGGGAAGGCGCGGGACCTGACGGACGAGTACAACGAGGCGTACGTCGGCGCGGACGACGACCCGGAGCGAGTCGTCGCGGTCCTCATCGGCGACGACGTGGCGCGCCACGCCGACGAGTGCATCGCCTGCGGTGCGGACGTCGTCGTCTACCACGAGGACGAACGCCTCTCCCGGTTCCTCCACAAGCCCTACACCGAACTATTCGCAGATATGGCTCGCTGGGGCGCGGTGACGCCCGCACGTAGCGAGGACCGGGAGCCGTCTCCGCCCCGCGACGCCGACTGGCGCGACTACGACGAACCGCGGTACGTGCTGTTTCCGGCGACGAACAACGGTCGCGACCTCTCCGCGCAGGTACAGGCAGAACTCGATTCCGGGTTGGCGTCCGACTGCTCGGGCCTGTTCATCGAGGACGCCCGCATCTCGAATCCGGTGAAGACAGGCGAGGCGGGGTCACAACGCACCTTCGAGCGCGTATTACACATGAAACGCCCCGACTTCTCGGGGTTCGAGTACTCGACCATCCTCTGTCTGGACAACCCCGACCGCGAGTTCCACCCGCAGGGCGGGTCGGTGATTCCGGGAAGTTTCGAGGTGCCCGACCCGGATCCGACCCGCGAGGGCCTCGTCGTCGAACACGACTTGCCCCTCGACGACGACTGGTTCCGCGTCCAGGTCACCGACTTCGACCGCCTCGACAGCGGCGTCGACCTCTCGGGCCACGACGTGGTGGTGGCCGTCGGACGCGGCATCGGCACGAACCCGACCCGCGGGGTCGAACTCGCAGTCGACCTCGCGGCGGCGTTCGAAGACGCCGACGTGGGCGTCTCTCGCGGCATCGTCACCGGGTCGTACGAGTTCGCGGGCCACGTCGAACAGTACACCCACGAGGACCGGCAGATCGGTGAGACGGGGCAGGTGGTCAAGCCCACGGTGTACATCGCCGCCGGCATCTCCGGGGCGGTCCAGCACAAGGTCGGGTGTGACGAGGCCGACACCATCATCGCCATCAACACCGACCCGGAAGCGCGAATCCGCGACTGGTGTGACTACTTCATCGAGGGCGACCTCTTCGAAGTGCTGCCCCGACTCACGGAGGCGGTAGCCACCACCGACCGTGGTGCGGCGGCGGTGGCTGATGGCGGTGCCGCGACACCGACAACCGATTCGGCCGACGGAGGTGACGACGATGAGTGA
- a CDS encoding 4Fe-4S dicluster domain-containing protein, translating to MAIDPDFETERERVDDHDGHAVWGPVDEPERLGIHGTHVAVDFDICLADGACLSDCPVDVFEWVDTPGHPESELKADPAHEDQCIDCMICVDVCPVDAIDVDPGRAGRL from the coding sequence ATGGCTATCGATCCCGACTTCGAGACGGAGCGTGAACGCGTCGACGACCACGACGGGCACGCGGTGTGGGGTCCCGTCGACGAACCGGAGCGACTCGGCATCCACGGGACACACGTCGCCGTCGACTTCGACATCTGCCTGGCCGACGGAGCGTGTCTGTCGGACTGCCCCGTGGACGTGTTCGAGTGGGTCGACACGCCGGGACACCCGGAGAGCGAACTGAAGGCCGACCCGGCCCACGAGGATCAGTGTATCGACTGTATGATCTGCGTCGACGTCTGTCCGGTGGACGCTATCGACGTGGACCCCGGTCGCGCCGGACGACTCTGA
- a CDS encoding dehydratase: MDPADLPEPGAVLTHERTFTPDEVRAFADLSGDRGEHHERPDDEGRLLVHGLLTATIPTKIGGDLDVLARTMTYDFHRPVYTGQYVECEVTIDAIDRRDDRADVEASVACHVAGELVLTGSFDGVVLA, translated from the coding sequence ATGGACCCAGCCGACCTCCCCGAGCCAGGGGCAGTCCTCACCCACGAGCGGACCTTCACGCCCGACGAGGTTCGAGCATTCGCCGACCTCTCGGGCGACCGCGGCGAACATCACGAGCGACCCGACGACGAGGGGCGACTCCTCGTCCACGGACTGCTCACGGCGACGATCCCCACGAAGATCGGCGGCGACCTCGACGTCCTCGCACGGACGATGACGTACGACTTCCACCGCCCGGTGTACACCGGCCAGTACGTCGAGTGCGAGGTGACGATCGACGCGATCGACCGCCGCGACGACCGGGCCGACGTCGAAGCCAGCGTCGCCTGCCACGTCGCCGGCGAACTCGTCTTGACCGGGTCATTCGACGGCGTGGTGTTGGCGTAA
- a CDS encoding 3-keto-5-aminohexanoate cleavage protein — protein sequence MTYQEYLDGKPVVVTAALTGGIQGKEAHPDLPETPAEIAAAAAAVEEAGAAVVHLHARRDNGERAFSTERFQAVTDAVRDATDDVIVQHSTGGTAAPDALRAEPLRTDPAPEMASLDMGPMNRGRRLTSENTRDTIDGLHAEMRERGIKPELEVFNNGHLNESFRILDDLEAPPYLNLIFGPGTLSPPSPANLQRMVDQLPDGAEFNVIGFGPHQLPLTTHAMLLGGHVRVGLEDNSYLQKGELASNEALVARTVRLAEELGRPVATPPEARDLLGVESRR from the coding sequence ATGACGTATCAAGAGTACCTCGACGGCAAGCCAGTCGTCGTCACGGCGGCGCTCACCGGCGGGATTCAGGGGAAAGAGGCACACCCCGACCTCCCGGAGACGCCCGCAGAGATAGCGGCGGCCGCCGCTGCCGTCGAAGAGGCTGGCGCAGCAGTCGTCCACCTGCACGCGCGCCGCGACAACGGCGAACGGGCGTTCTCGACCGAGCGGTTTCAAGCGGTCACCGACGCCGTCCGCGACGCGACCGACGACGTGATCGTTCAGCACTCGACGGGCGGCACCGCCGCGCCCGACGCCCTCCGCGCGGAACCGCTTCGAACCGACCCCGCGCCGGAGATGGCGAGCCTCGATATGGGGCCGATGAACCGCGGTCGCCGCCTCACGAGCGAGAACACCCGCGACACCATCGACGGCCTCCACGCCGAGATGCGCGAGCGAGGGATCAAACCGGAGTTGGAAGTGTTCAACAACGGCCACCTCAACGAGTCGTTCCGCATCCTCGACGACCTCGAAGCGCCGCCGTACCTCAACCTCATCTTCGGTCCGGGCACCCTCTCGCCGCCGTCGCCCGCGAACCTCCAGCGGATGGTCGACCAGTTGCCCGACGGCGCGGAGTTCAACGTCATCGGGTTCGGTCCGCACCAACTCCCGTTGACAACCCACGCGATGCTGCTCGGCGGGCACGTCCGCGTCGGCCTCGAAGACAACAGCTACCTGCAAAAGGGGGAACTCGCGAGCAACGAAGCGCTGGTTGCTCGGACGGTCAGACTCGCCGAGGAACTCGGGCGACCAGTCGCGACGCCCCCCGAGGCACGCGACCTCCTCGGCGTCGAATCACGGCGCTGA
- the tmcA gene encoding tRNA(Met) cytidine acetyltransferase TmcA: MDLTGLTQALRKEARRLDQRRLLVLQGTRDDCIDAAFSVVDAAGVADDDVTLLSTREGFRFERYRPKHAGRLLGTTREVVVLDAFAEFSPNAVGKSVGAVDGGGLYVLLVPPLAEWPDRRDDFDESLAVPPFELDDVGGRFRSRLCSTLRDHPGVALVDLDSETVERDGRTGDDASPTAPSPHVPAAAAFPREAYEACLTRDQSRALSSLERLRNPGSAVVVEADRGRGKSSAAGLAAATLAAEGRDVVVTAPSVDGAAALFERARALLATLGIATVADDEHTIQIGGERDDGGCSNVTGRVRYRSPVDAVAEAASVDVVIADEAAALPVELLTGLLDAPAAAFVTTVHGYEGAGRGFSVRFRDTLDDSDRDVVDVRMDDPIRYARGDPVESWSFRALLLDARPPVDAAVADATPESVSYRELSADDLLADEHLLSEAFGLLVLAHYRTEPDDLARLLDAPNLSVRALTHEGHVVSVALLAREGGLDADTRAAMYDGERVRGNMLPDVLTSQLRDPDAAAPVGYRVMRIATHDAVRRRGLGSRLLREVHNELGSEVDYLGTGFGATPALLDFWADNGYRTVHLATTRNAASGEHSALMVEPTSDEGRAFANRHARWFRERIGAVLSDALSDLDPDVVRGAVAACDAAGDPVVDCSAYEWRLAVAAAYGPGLADMAPRPFRRLALAHLLDGDADLSSRAERLLVRKVLQAHDWEAVTDELDYVSTAECMRSLGRALQPLVDRYGDESAVAERERYT, from the coding sequence ATGGATCTCACGGGCCTGACGCAGGCCCTTCGCAAGGAGGCACGTCGTCTCGACCAGCGGCGACTGCTCGTGTTGCAGGGGACACGCGACGACTGCATCGACGCGGCGTTCAGCGTCGTCGACGCCGCGGGCGTCGCTGACGACGACGTGACGCTGCTGTCGACCCGCGAGGGGTTCCGCTTCGAGCGCTATCGCCCGAAACACGCCGGGCGACTGCTCGGAACGACACGCGAAGTCGTCGTCCTCGACGCGTTCGCGGAGTTTTCACCCAACGCCGTCGGAAAGTCGGTGGGCGCGGTCGACGGCGGCGGTCTGTACGTGCTGCTCGTGCCGCCACTCGCCGAGTGGCCTGACCGTCGAGACGACTTCGACGAGTCGCTGGCGGTTCCGCCGTTCGAGTTGGACGACGTCGGCGGGCGATTCCGCAGCCGACTCTGCTCGACGCTCCGCGACCACCCCGGCGTCGCACTCGTCGACCTCGACAGCGAGACAGTCGAGCGTGACGGCCGCACCGGCGACGACGCCTCACCAACAGCGCCGTCTCCGCACGTCCCCGCCGCTGCGGCGTTCCCACGCGAGGCGTACGAGGCGTGTCTCACGCGCGACCAGTCGCGGGCGCTGTCGTCGCTCGAACGCCTCCGCAACCCCGGGTCGGCGGTCGTCGTCGAAGCCGACAGAGGGCGCGGGAAATCCAGCGCGGCGGGTCTCGCGGCCGCCACACTCGCCGCCGAGGGGCGAGACGTGGTCGTGACCGCGCCGAGCGTCGACGGCGCGGCGGCGCTGTTCGAGCGTGCCCGCGCACTACTCGCGACGCTCGGCATCGCGACCGTCGCGGACGACGAGCACACGATTCAGATCGGGGGCGAACGGGACGATGGTGGCTGCTCGAACGTGACCGGTCGGGTCCGCTATCGCTCGCCGGTCGACGCCGTCGCCGAAGCAGCGTCGGTCGACGTCGTCATCGCCGACGAGGCGGCGGCGCTCCCGGTCGAACTGCTCACGGGGCTGCTCGACGCGCCTGCGGCGGCGTTCGTCACGACCGTCCACGGCTACGAGGGGGCGGGACGGGGATTTTCCGTGCGCTTCCGCGACACCCTCGACGACTCCGACCGCGACGTGGTCGACGTGCGGATGGACGACCCGATCCGATACGCTCGCGGCGACCCTGTGGAGTCGTGGTCGTTTCGGGCGCTGTTGCTCGACGCTCGCCCGCCCGTCGACGCCGCGGTCGCGGACGCGACGCCCGAGTCGGTGTCGTATCGAGAACTCTCGGCGGACGACCTCCTCGCAGACGAACACCTGCTGTCGGAGGCGTTCGGCCTCCTCGTCCTCGCTCACTACCGAACCGAACCGGACGACCTCGCACGACTCCTCGACGCGCCGAATCTCTCCGTGCGCGCGCTGACGCACGAGGGGCACGTCGTCTCGGTGGCGTTGCTCGCGCGGGAGGGCGGTCTCGACGCCGACACCAGGGCGGCGATGTACGACGGCGAACGCGTCCGTGGAAACATGCTCCCCGACGTGCTGACGAGTCAACTTCGCGACCCGGACGCCGCCGCACCCGTCGGCTATCGTGTGATGCGCATCGCGACCCACGACGCGGTCCGGCGGCGCGGCCTCGGCTCTCGACTGCTTCGGGAGGTCCACAACGAACTCGGGAGCGAGGTCGACTACCTCGGGACGGGATTCGGTGCGACCCCGGCGTTGCTCGACTTCTGGGCCGACAACGGCTACCGAACCGTCCACCTCGCGACGACGCGCAACGCCGCCAGCGGCGAGCACTCGGCGCTGATGGTCGAACCCACGAGCGACGAGGGGCGTGCGTTCGCCAACCGCCACGCACGGTGGTTCCGCGAGCGAATCGGTGCGGTGCTGTCGGACGCACTCTCGGATCTGGACCCGGACGTCGTCCGCGGGGCGGTGGCCGCCTGTGACGCCGCCGGCGACCCGGTGGTCGACTGCTCGGCGTACGAGTGGCGACTGGCGGTCGCGGCCGCGTACGGCCCCGGCCTCGCGGATATGGCCCCGCGGCCGTTCCGTCGTCTCGCGCTGGCGCACCTCCTCGACGGCGACGCCGACCTGTCGTCGCGGGCGGAGCGACTCCTCGTGCGGAAGGTGTTGCAGGCACACGACTGGGAAGCCGTCACCGACGAACTCGACTACGTTTCGACCGCCGAGTGTATGCGGAGCCTCGGTCGCGCACTTCAGCCGTTGGTCGACCGCTACGGCGACGAGTCAGCCGTCGCGGAACGCGAGCGGTACACGTAG
- a CDS encoding DUF456 domain-containing protein has product MVELVTLAALAFLLGGIVGSVLPMVPAGGLSLVGVALYFFAGPSEGPRLGLLAFLVLAGVAVATVAVEHLSGALASKAGGAETSTMILAAVASLVLFFVLGPLGIVVGTALTVLGAELYAGKEPEAAARAAVYTVAGLLASTVAQFALTLSILIGFLVVVFVV; this is encoded by the coding sequence ATGGTCGAGCTTGTGACGCTGGCGGCGCTCGCCTTCCTCCTCGGCGGTATCGTCGGCAGCGTGTTGCCGATGGTGCCTGCCGGTGGTCTGTCGCTCGTCGGCGTCGCCCTGTACTTCTTCGCCGGCCCGTCCGAGGGGCCGCGACTCGGACTGCTGGCGTTTCTTGTCCTCGCGGGCGTAGCGGTAGCGACGGTCGCAGTCGAGCATTTGAGCGGCGCGCTGGCGTCGAAAGCCGGCGGCGCGGAGACGTCGACGATGATCCTCGCGGCGGTCGCCTCGCTGGTGTTGTTCTTCGTGTTGGGACCGCTCGGCATCGTCGTCGGCACGGCGCTGACCGTCCTCGGCGCAGAACTGTACGCCGGAAAGGAACCGGAAGCGGCCGCGCGTGCAGCGGTGTACACCGTCGCCGGTCTCCTGGCGTCGACGGTCGCCCAGTTCGCGCTGACGCTGTCTATCCTCATCGGCTTCCTCGTCGTCGTGTTCGTGGTGTAG
- a CDS encoding electron transfer flavoprotein subunit beta/FixA family protein, with protein MHTVVLTKGVPDFREGKVSFDEEGHLERGNTPTVMNPNDEHALRAALQLRVRHGGRTSVVSMGPPGYESVLQEAMESVYADDCYLVSDREFAAADTWATAITLATAIERLGTPDVVLAGFKTADGETGHTGLQTCWCLDIPIVTHVVALDADPDAGTLRAKRLVEGDHTEIETVEASLPAVVVADPEFQPSYRTARDRLERKRLRADARERAASIDDHVTVWDHTDLNLDPDYVGLDGSPTIVSSVDPIPRAPAEREATVVDLADDEAFAAVTDELSPFTGGA; from the coding sequence ATGCACACAGTCGTGCTGACCAAGGGCGTCCCCGACTTCCGGGAGGGGAAGGTGTCGTTCGACGAGGAGGGCCACCTCGAACGTGGAAACACCCCGACGGTGATGAACCCGAACGACGAACACGCGCTTCGCGCGGCGTTGCAACTACGGGTTCGACACGGCGGGCGAACGAGCGTGGTGAGTATGGGTCCACCGGGGTACGAGTCGGTGTTGCAGGAGGCGATGGAGTCGGTGTACGCCGACGACTGCTACCTCGTCTCCGACCGCGAGTTCGCCGCCGCCGACACGTGGGCGACCGCCATCACGCTCGCGACGGCCATCGAGCGACTCGGCACACCCGACGTGGTTCTGGCCGGGTTCAAGACGGCGGACGGCGAGACAGGCCACACCGGCCTCCAGACGTGTTGGTGTCTGGATATCCCCATCGTCACTCACGTCGTCGCACTCGACGCCGACCCCGACGCTGGAACGCTGCGGGCGAAACGACTCGTCGAGGGTGACCACACCGAGATAGAGACGGTGGAGGCGTCGCTCCCGGCCGTCGTCGTCGCTGATCCCGAGTTCCAACCGTCGTATCGAACGGCGCGGGACCGACTGGAGCGCAAGCGACTGCGGGCCGACGCCCGGGAGCGAGCGGCGTCTATCGACGACCACGTCACCGTCTGGGACCACACCGACCTGAACCTCGACCCCGACTACGTCGGACTCGACGGGTCGCCGACTATCGTCTCGTCGGTCGATCCGATCCCACGCGCGCCGGCAGAGCGTGAGGCGACTGTCGTCGACCTGGCCGACGACGAGGCGTTCGCGGCGGTTACGGACGAACTGTCGCCGTTCACCGGAGGTGCGTGA